AGTGTTGTGAAGTGAATGATCTTATCCTTCTAAGTATTTTTATAGACCATTTGGTGCTTTTGTCCAACAAATAATATGTTACCTAGATATTAGGCaacttaataaaataatcaaaatttgaTGGAGGATGTCCCCACATAGGGAAACCGATcggattggggggggggggttatataGTTTGATTTCAATGACATAGTTAAGTACTAGTTAGGTTAGTTAGAGATTTAAGTTAGTTAGTAGtataatataacgggtgttagggtattcggggaccctaactggctcagaaaaagatagacaatgttattgacaatatttttatgttccggataaagtccggttgttcggttggatattgatccgttaaagtgctaattaAGCATTTagagtgtctttaatattatttttagtgacacaatgaattcccgacactttggaaagtgtctagtattattttcccatatttttgcactttactagttaaataaaatgctgaattttgtaataaagtgcaAAATTTTGTAATTggagcatgttttaggcacatccggtcactataactatcacctagtgacgcagttttacaatcctcacctccctacactccctactagtgtagtaatctattcccgacTCATAAtggcctcagagacagtgtctgtctagtgctggctatatcagcatgttactgggttatccgttcattgtgctactgtgcttttgtgcatcaagtttgtcaccatggttttgtgtgtaataaatggagtgacagtaataaagtatgatgcatgaatatgtatgtattagaaatcaagaagcagtttcaccacaattgtaagcaagcacagttaTTAAGcatttataaaatattaattaattcgtacggatacctgtttTGGTGAGGGTTCTCACactatttatagtacaaatctAACCATTGTGGAATCTTTGCTAACGTCACCTAGACAATGACATCTAACAACTATAACAACTCCTAACATCTGCTAAGCTAAACAGTGTTACATTACAAAGCACTAATTACAAACTCTGATGACTCTATCCTCTAATGAGCTTTGTCTTCTGATGAAGCTTTAGCAGACCTTCTTCAAAGGATGATCAAACCTTTGCTTCCAGCAGACCTTTGGTCTTCATCAGCGGTTTAGCTTTAGTAGACTTTGTGAACGAACAGACCTTAGCTTTGTAGCAGACCATAGAAGCAACAGTTGTTTGATGCCTTTGTCATTAGGAGGAGAATGAATCTAAAACACTGTTATTATGGATTAGTTGATTGCAGAACTATTTTGGTTTTCTATCATCTGTTCTCAAGGTGGGATCCACATGAGCcaacaaatttggatcactgacagaCCAGATGgactactggagtatcatcgtgccaccatcggaaccacccgatcatatacATCTCCACTAGACAATAATACCTATACACCAATTAAAAAGGAATTGAATTAAATATGAAGCTGAGAAACTTTATATCCATAATTTCATATATTCACATGTTGATACAGATTCAACTTATCTGAATTGAAAGATTAAAACTTTCTTTTTCCTAATACTTTTCCAAagtagggatggcaaaaatatCCGAGCCCGATGGGTATACCCGGAACACGAtacaaatgggacgggtatacccgatactcGACGGGTATTGGGCCAggtatgggattagttttaaaaattttcgcgggtatgggtcgggtatgggattagatgattcccgacccgattacccgaaaccacatacccgtttacccaAACTATATATCCGATCATATACCcgattttttaatttatatttttactttCCATTAACACTTTTCTATTAttgatttattttagtattttgataatgtaaaaaaaaaatttcttttagTATATGCATTTGATAACagtatttatattttatatgttgtgaagtatatacatGTAGGGGAATGTTCATTTGAGAAGGAATTTAATGTGAAAATAAAAAGAAGAAAGAACATATTAGTATTTAGTAAAatgctatttcatttataactcatatcattaatttttctctctttaattaattagtcaagtaatcattaattatcctacatataatctacaaaacctacacatatcaaaatttttctgcatataccctacacattatagaattttatcctacacagtcgaaatttatcctacacacctcgaaatatcctacacaactcgtaatttatcctacacaactagtaatttattctacactttaaattaatttgtttttttttaatttggaaaaaatatatattttgaaaatgagttacaaatttaatttagctagttattaaaggggaagaatacaaattaatgatttatgtaagtttaccaatatacccttatattaaaattaaatacaaatattaaatgaagtaaaatgaaacattcttattggttgaaacttcttattttttattcttacaaatttcttttttctcatttgaaccctccactatacaGCTAAGTGTATAAGTatattaaagttattattaatttatgataaaacttatatgtatgtaatgtacatttttaatttataatagttgttgtataaataaaattatataataattataatagtaaaaaatgtatttagaaatcccaacgtatatcttttaacaaactaatgggtatacccgGTACCCACGgatatacccgatacccgacgggtattgggtcgggtatgggacacgATTTTATAATCGGGTATGAGTATGAGATTACCAATACCCAACCTGAACCCGACCCATTACCATCCCTATTCCAAAGTTATAAATTTACATTAAAAACACAAAACGCATATGAAAGTATGAAATTATTACATTTGAATTGCATAAATTGATGTTTATTTCTCAAACCTTCAAGCTTTCACGTAAGATGACTAACATATAATTTGAAGACCCCTTTGAAAGTTGTATAGAAACTAACGCAACAAGCCCCTAAGCAGCTAGTTTAGTCAAGTCTGACTCATTTAGTTAAACGTGTTTACTTGTTGATAAATAACTTGTTGGATCATGTTTATACTATATTTAAACCCATAAATTAATGGCTAAAATATAGTGTACTCTTTAATTCTTAGACCACACGGTGTGGACGTTGGGGTTGTGGCGTGGGGCTTCTCCAACGCCGAGCACAACGCCCCAAATGGCGTGGAGATGGTGGCGTGGGGGAGGGATGGTGATGAGGTGGCTAGTGTTGATTAAATAGTTGGTTTATTTattgattttatttatttttagacaTAAATAAAAAAGTAATTGTCACGTGTTGATTCACGCCCCCTCCCATGCTGtaataaatatgagaaaacccCCTTTATAGGAATCGAATCCAAAGTTATGCAGTTTGTCCTTTTATTATCGTAATAATTTGTTCTTCATATTTGTAATAAACAGACTCTCTCCATTTCTCTTTTTCTCTTACAAAGATTTTCCTATCAAAATAATAATATGATTATAATAAAGGCAGATATTTCCATCATTTTCGTTCATAAATAATTAAAACTAGTAGAGGTACCCGCGCTTCGCTGCGAATGGCTATGTAGACTGCTAAATTATAAAGGACAATTATATATTAGCCTTTGAAGGCGCCCATACATTGAGATGTTTACATACCAAAGATTATGCCAGCATACatttgattatttttatatatacatgATAACTAACTAAAGGTGGTGAAGCCAAAGAAGTGATAGTGGTTCACATGGATTACATCCCAAAAAGCATGACTTCAGAAGTGGAGTGGACCATTCATAGATGGTAATGAAAGGTGCAGCAACAAAAGAAGTGATGGTATTCACTAAGATTGCAGCACAAAAAACGATGTCTTGAAAGTGGACCACTGTTGTGTATGCTGGCCAAAAGGTTAGCGCTAGTTACGTGTGTTCTACATTAGTCCTGCTTGGATTTTGGAGCATTGGCAGACTTCATCTTCTTGCTATCTTCGTCTGAGAAAGGTCATCAAAGAAAACATTTTATGATATAAGTACTCTATCCATACATCTAATGAAAAATGTAATACTGTAATGTAAAAGACAATTTCACATGCTGATTATTATTGATATATGTAGAATTACATGCTGATTATTATTGATATATGTAGAATTAGCCATTAGCGAACTTAACAAAAGTGAATTCATGAGTATTGCTAAGGACATGacaatatttataataaaattgATATTATACCTGGTGAGTTAAGAAGTTGCCTTTTGTGGACACACATATTTGGTGGAGTGATGGGGGAAATGGTAGCTGCTTTTGAAACTGGAGTGGAGATCGTTTGTTGCTGTGGATCTAGTAAAATACCAGGAGAATTAACAACTTTTATATAATGAAGTAAATGAAAGTGTGGTAGTGTAATTACCGTCAGAGACTGGTGGTATTGTTAAAGCATCATTTTGTTCTTCTGCTAGAGTGATGGGGGAAATGGTAGCTGCCTCTGAAACTGGAGTGGACATCATATGTTGCTGTGGATCTAGTACAATACCAAGGAATTAACAATTGTATATGATGAAGCAGATGAAAGTGTGTTAGTGGTATTACCTTCAGACACAGTCAGCGTTGTCACAGCGTTCTTTTCTTCATCGGGAATGTTAGTATGATCGGAAACATTGTTGACAATGTACTGGGAGGAACCTGACTGAGGCCGGTTGTTAAATTGAAGGTGAAATGTTTTAGTAACACCTTTAAATGCTTCAATTTTGTCCGGTATAACGTAGGGATCCGTGTAGCCTTGCTGGATTATGAGCTCTTCACACCGGGTTTGCACGAGTGAATTCATGGCTTCATCAAAGAGAGTAACAGTAGCGGTGCCTGTTGTATCTGCTATGGTCGCGCAAAGGCAGTAACTGTTGGTGTAAATTTGGTATTGTATTAGTAACACTGAATATATTGATGTACACTACGTGTATTTATTGAGCGTGCTTACAGTAACTTTGGTTGTTCTACATCGGGATGGTTTTCGCATGCTAATGCAGCTGACTTTGGAGTTAATTTTTTGTTGCATTTTACGCAGCCTTTGTAGTACCATGTCCTTCCTTGAGTAAAGCTGATGATTGAAGCAACACATGTGAATTTTCTTTCCTGTAGTAACACAAAGAAATTGTATTTAAAGCATTGTATTTAAAGTGTACCGAATTATTGATGTTAGATTTTATGCTATAAATAAATGAACTAATTAGTGATCATCTAGCATACAATATGTAATGAAATATTGGTAATATCTTACACTATTTGTTGAAGGATCCTTTTCAGCCAATTCTCTTAAGGTCACCAAGTTCCTTTGATTTATAGAGATGGCTGTGTATCTCTCTTTGAATCTGTAAAGATTTATATTTGACATTGCAAAATTCTGTTAGGAGTGTCAATATGATGTATTTCTATAAATATTTATGTATAAATATGTACACAcacatcctctctctctctctttcgtaTGTGAGTGTATGTATGCCAAGGTTGAATAGTTTCTTACCTGGTAGCTAATGATGATGCTTCCTCAATATCAGGGTTGATATATATGTGGGTAGGGGCAGTCGATTTCATTTGCAGATAATTAAATTCGGACACCTTAAGTGAAGTTATTGCAATGATGCATGGGAAAGGTTCTTGAATCAAAGCCTCTTTGTTAACCGTGTTGGCTACCTCTTCCCAAAGTGCCACTTCAATGAAATTTTCACTGGAAAAAGGAGTTATTAAATATCAGCCTTTGTGCGAGTACGATACAATTATTACTGATAAAGTGAGTCTACCTGTCGTCTTCAACTAAAAGCTTCATCAGTCGCTTGTTTGTTTTTGTTGGACCATCAGAAGTAATAGTATCAAACCTGCCAATGTAGTCTGCAGTGGACATTTAGTGTCAAAGTTATAAAGATAAATGCAATGAGAAGCATAAACATATGGTAGCTAAAATTTTACAAGTTGTAATTAATATTGTTATAGTGAACTTTCCATTTGGACTACAAATCGTGCTAAGTAGATGTAATTAATATTGTTATTAATGAAGTCGCTTGATAATTGCCAGTAAGGATGTTTAATCATACGACAATTTTGTGACAAATAAAATTCAGAACCATAAATTGGAGTTGCGTTCCCAATAGTGTCACTCCGAATTGAATGAATGTCACATTGATTACATGAGATGTGTTTTAAAAAGTAAGGAAGGCACTTATCAGTCGAAAAATTACGTGTTTATATCTAAGATACAAAAGTAAGTGAACGAACCTGTGAGCAGAAAATGATTACCCTCACGGTCTCGCAGCCTGTTAAACGGGAGAAAGTTGAAGTAGTTAGTAGGGAAAGCAGAGTCATCTATAGGTGTAAAGTGAGTTCCCCGTCCAAGTTTGATGGTAGCTGCACGTGGTACGACATTATGGCTCTGCCTTGCTCTGGCAGACAAATAATTTGTCACACGGTAACATGATTGCAACACAAGCTTGGCATCTAGAAATGCTTTATCACGTTTGCTACCGATAGCTTCAATTGCAGTACCCTGTTTAAGCTATCATTGTTAGGAATCTATGGGTATGCATAGATATGTAAATAGGTatagatacatacatacatatacatacacagattatatacatatatatgtttaTTAAGTAAAAGAAATCTCATGATGCCTTTATATATATAGTTAGCTGCATATATAataagcatatatatatatattattgtgAAGATAGGTTGAAGTATTCAATTTTGAATCATATTGCTACTGGTAAAACGAAGGATAAGTTGGAAAATGTGTAGATGTATATATTACAATTTCTTCAAGGGAACATTAGATGGGAAATTTTTTTGATATAATGATGGAATGAATACTGTACCTCTCTGTCAACAAATAAGAAGCAGTACTCCTCTTTGTAGACAAATGAAAGCCATTTTCTGATTACACGTATTTCGATCGGTTCTGCACCGTCACCAGCTGTAATACTTGAAATGCTTTTACAAGCCATTAGCAGTTTCCTGTTAGCAATTGTATCAAATGTTATGTAAGTGCATGTACTTATGGTCACTATAAAAAAATGTATGTATAATGTACACATGCATAAATTCAACattttacaaaatatatgttcATTTGTATAGATGTGTGTGTTCATGTAttaatatgtgtatatatacaaTTATAGGCATTTGTAGTTGTTTATATTCATCTATAttcacatatacatacatattatatatatatatatatgtatatatacacacttaCATACATATGTACATGTACCTGGTTGGAATGTATTTCATCTAGAAAGTTAGAGAAAACCATGTTTTTTGTTTTCGCTTGAGGGGCGTCTTTTTGTGGAATTATAAGAACTTTTAAAGCATGAAGGGAAGTTGCTCTAGAGAAAGCTACGTATAGTTGGCCGTGGCCGAAAACTGGCTCAGGCAAGTATACGCCAATTTTATTTAATGATTGACCTTGGCTTTTATTTATAGTCATAGCATAACAAATTTTGATTGGAAATTGTTTCCTCTTAAACACAAAAGGTAATTGCTTGTCATTGTGTACAAAAGTAATTCGAGGTATATAAACACGATGACCTATAGCAATTCCAGTTATAACTTGAGCCTCAATAATCTTTGGTAATAATCTAGATATTAATAGCCTTGTTCCATTGCAGAGGCCTGAAGTCTGATTAATGTTTCGCAGCAAAATTATCGGAGTGTTGACTTTCAAGTCTAAACGATGTGGCGGTAATCCGCTGAAACTTAAGACGTTAAGGTATTCGACTGGATAAAGCATTTCGGTATCTCCTCTATCATTTGCGTGTGGGATCATTGAATCTGAACTTAAGTAGGTTACAGTTGAGTCTTCACACATACTGAGGACTAAGTTGTTGATTTCATCAGCTGTTTTATTTTTAGGGCAGACGATAGCTTTATCTGAGAACTTTGCTATTGTCGGATTGCGAAGCGTGTCTTCATCGTAAATGAATCGAATAAGCTCAGACAAAGAATTATCATCAAAGGGCACAAGAAACTCCGATGGAATATCTATATTTTTACTGTCGGAGTCGTTTTCTACAATAGGTTCACCTATCTTACCATCACCAACATCGAGTAGCCATGAAGAAAACCACGCGATGTCCGCTTTGTCCTTGCTACTTAGATTAGGTCGATGAAGCCGCATATTTTCAGTTAGCTTCATCACTTTGAAACAACCCCATAAATATGATTTGGGCAAGGATGAATTAATGATGGCAGACTTTGTAGCCTTTGGTTTAACAGGAAGTGTCTGTCTAAAATCGCCGCCTAACAATACTGATTTTCCACCGAAAGGATCACATGAATTATCTAGTATATCCCTTAGTGTTTTATCAAGTGACTCAAAACATCGCCTGTCACTCATGGGTGCCTCGTCCCAAATTATAAGAGAAGTTTCTTTAAGAAGTTGCGCGAGCTGGGTATTTTTTTTTACGTCACAAAGGGAATCATCAGTTAATTCTAGAGGTATCTTGAACCTTGAGTGAGCAGTTCTTCCGGATGGTAGCAATAAAGAAGCAATCCCCGAAGCCGCAACAGCTAAAACTATTTTGCTAGAAGCTCGTAATGCACAAATAATAGTTGTCCATAAATACGTCTTACCGGTACCTCCGTGGCCATAAACGAAAAGCAGTATTTGTCTTTCTTGTGCGATTGATTTGACTACTAAATCATAGATGGCAAATTGTTGGGGATGAAGAGCATTTTTTAGAAGTTCATGATCAAAGGACATTTTCTGTATGTCATAGTTCTTTTCTTCCATTACAAGACGATTCTTTAAAATGGAAGCAAATTCAGAACGTGGCATTGGTAAGCCAAAGTTACAAAGCGATGAAGAACTTGCGCTAGAATTGAGAAGTAGTTCAATCTCAAATAGGACGTGTTGTTGTAAATCTTCATCGCTTATGTTAGTAGGTTTAAAACCAGTATCCCGTTCGATATTTAAGACAACGTCATCACTCATAGCACGCCAATGGTCTCTCCATAGTGATAAGGGATTTGATATCTCACAAAATAATAACATGTGTGTAAAGAGAGACCGTAGTTCCTTTGAAGTTGCCCAAACGGATGCTTCCGTGAATGCATATGTCCATTCGTCATCATTATCAAGTAGGCCGAGTTTCTCACATGCATTCCTGTATGTTGGGAAAATTTCCGTACCAACGGTGCGTATGTCCGAAAAATTTCGGCATCCAGTTTGATGGCCTAGCAGCATACGTAAGTAGAAAGTCTCGCCACAAGACGGATGGACGTATATGAGTCTTCCTATAGCTGGCGTTCTATTTGTGGCCCTACGTATCCAACATCTTCCTGAAGTGTCCCACCTGTATTCTGAAACATAGTCAACGTAACGAAGATGTCGGCCTTTATCGTCTAATATGTTGTTGTGTAGCCATTCTGTTAAGGTCGTCTTTTTTGCTATAGGATTGTCCACAACGTTTTGTAATTGCTGTGAATCGCGGAAACTGATGTTCTGCATATTCTCTAAATGCACAGCCAATACTTGAACGGCAGGATTTCTACTGTGAATAGGGAAATCAAATATCCTCCATGCGGCCTCATGTGGACATATGAAACGACCATCAACGAAATTTTTAATTTCATCAAATGAAGACGAAGATGTATGGTTAGGCGCATCAGGAACATTTGATGTTTTTGTAACTGTAAAACGAATGCGGTCGGCGCCTTTTGATATGTACTTAAATAGATACTTGATAACCATATTCCAACCACAATATTCGACATTAATATGCGCATCAAATCGAAGCAGCAAGTCTTTGTTGTAAGGAACAACAAATGAGTTATCCAAAGTGACGCCATTCTTAATGACGAAGAAACCATCCGCCTTTCTTTTGTAATGAGCATAACCTTCTTTGTCGAATCTTGTGGCGGATTCATAATTTTTTGGAAAATTCTTTGAGCAGGTGCCGTCAATCATGCAAGGAGCATTTGGTTTAGGTAATCCGCAGGGTCCATGTAACATGAGTTCGGTGACAATTTTATGAAGAACTGGCTCTACCGTCGGGTTCGGAATCTCAGCGGAGATGTAACTATCAATGTCATCTGgactttgtattttgttacatggCTTGACCCACAAAAGAGTATGACAATGAGGTAGCCCTCTTTTTTGGAATTCTATAGTATATAAATCTAGAAATAAAAATTAGACAAATGACAAAGGTTAAAAGGAAAGATCAAAATTGGTGATGAGAATCGAAGAAAGCGCAAGGAAAATAAGACATGCAATCACCTGCCACAACCTCACCAAAAGGGGCACCAGAGCGTAAATAGCCCATGAAAGCGTCAACTTTCACCCGGAAAATTCTAGCGATAATGTCCGGGCGGTCTTGCACTTTTACGTGTGGCGTTTCGGCTAAATATCGTTTAAGCTCCGGCCATTTTACGTTGCAGGTAAACGTTATGAAATATTGGGGATTTCCATGTACACGGCAAATTGCTAATGCATCTTGATAATGTTTGTACATGTACCTCGGGCCACCAGTGAAAGATGAAGGTAAAACGGTCCGCTTACCAATGTCATGACAATTTGTATCACCTCGTATCAGCGCGTCATGAATACCTTGCAAGTACTCAGTTCTAAAAAGATCTTGATGCGATTGTATGTATTCTAATCTATTTTGTTCGATACAAATATACGCATCTACTAAATATTGTTGAAACAAACGTCCACCCCTAAGCAAATGAGTATATAAACTAAAGCGATCATGAAGATGATAGCTATAGAACATGTTCATAGTAAGTTGCTTTGGACGTGACGAAGCATCATCCGCTAACCGAAGCTCCGGAGTCCACCCTTGTTCTCCGAAAACAAACAGCAATGGATACTGCAACGCCATATATAGAGAGTGCAACTTACTAACACGTTGGGGGACGTCATCTTTCGGACGAATAATTATATCAAAATTAGATGCTCTTACTTGATCTTCATATACAATAGCACCAATCGAGCCAATTGATGGGGTATCGTACGATTTTTCGTTTACATTGCTGTATAAACGAATAGCAAAATCAGGAACATCTGCCGAAAGAGAAAGATCTCGAGCAGTACGAAAAAGTCTCACCACCTTGTTAGTGGAATCTAACGTTTGTAGTAGAAGTGCAACAATATCCGCATCTAAAGACGATGCTCCATGTTCACCAAACACATGAAGTCTATTAGAAAGTTCATTCTCGGTATCGTATATGTACATTTGCAAAAATCGAGGGCGTTCGCCAGAAGGGGGGCAAATAGATCCAATACGATGACATATCTGACCGCTAACTTTGAAAACATAAGGCCCAGAGGTTAAATTTATAGAGTCATCAGTAGTCGCGCCAAAAGAAGTCATCGCAAACATGGAATTATAAGCACGAATATTATCTAAGAAATCATGTCTTTCGAAAAGGTGCTTTATGTTGTCAGGAGGTTCGCGTGGATGTTGTAATTTAACTCGACCACCCTTACAACATTGGTTGTACCGTGGACGTCGACTAAGAGGAGAAGCTTTAAGGCGCTCATCATACCAAAAACGCGCATTACAATACTCACATACCTCACTACAGTTGCCAATATCTAAATACATGGGCGAAATGGACGACCCTTCAGACAAATGTGGTTGGCGAGAAGTTGATGAAGATGACGTTTGAACATGAGATACTTCAGTTCGAGCATTCTTAGCTAAAATTGCTCTACGTCTAGCTGACAAATTTTGTGAGCTATCAGAATTATCACTCTGAGGCAAAGGAAATGAAATAGACTGCTCACTACTTACCGCAGCACGTCGTCTCTTATTTTGGCGACCCTTTAGTTGGTTTTCCATCCAATATGTGTCGATTTAAGGATCACAACAGTAATACGAACGAAGTAAACCTATAACGAAGGAATCCTAAAGAGCCTAAAGAAAAATAGGTACCCCAAGATAGGAAAAAAGCACATATGTATAGTATCATACCTGGACATATTTATTATAATTCACTAAAAAAGTAACTTAGTAGTATTACCAATTTAATATGTCATGAACTTTTAAACTAAGATTGGAAAATATAGGAAAACATGACATAAAAATCTGGATATAAACTTTCTGGTCATTAAGTGCATATTAGGTAGAAATTGACCCAACTGAACAGAGCTATGTTGATCTCTCTTAGACTgtgtatttaaataaaaataatttaccAAACAACCACACAACCTGGACTTATATATAAAATCTCGTGCCTTCTTTTTAATCCAAAATGAACCATACTACCATAATGCATATTTGTATGAGTAAGGTGAAAAAAGATAAGTACCTTGGCAACACAGTGAACCCTCCTGATGACTTTCCAGCTTCACTTCTTTACTACCAATCACTTTACAAGATAATATAATGATCCCTGCATATGATTACCGTTCACTGATTATAATAGTTGCTAAACGTATAAATATATAAGAACAATGGGAAAAAGGTAGCTTAATGGTCTACATtcgggatgagctcggtaccggtaccggtaccgaaaatccctaaaaacgggtaccggtaccgaaaatccctaaaaacgggtaccggtaccgaaacgGTACCCGAGCCATTATTTTATAGCAAATTGGATTTTTTTAATCCCAACTGAGAATTCTTACGACCAGTCCCAAGTTTCGCAGTTGGTTACTAATAATCCCAACTGAGAATTCTTACGACCAGTCCCAAGTTTCTAGCTTATTTTTTTAATGGACACCCGGTAAACAAAATGTAACTCAGTAGTTTTTTGCTAATGTGGATAGTTTTACGCTGACATTGATGATGTTGTggatattttttgtttttttgctgATCTGGACACAGAATATAATTTTTTTTCCACCTCATATGTCAACATCAGCAAAAAAAACTAATtgggttaagtttttttaacggatGTTCATTGAAAAAAAATTGCTAGAAAGTTGGGACAAATGGTAAGAATATTCTAAGTTTGAATTATTTTTGGCCAACTAAGAAAATGAGGGATTATTTTAATCCAATTTGTGGTATTTTAAATATAACAATCTGGTTCGTGTCAAAAAAGGTTTGACCAAAATGGTTCACCTGAGAGTTGAAATGAGTAGTTTTACGGAAAAAAATCAAAATGGTTCACTGTTATATTGCTTATATGGCGGCTAGTGTGGGAGGACATAGTGTATGATTTATTAGGGACCTGTAACTTTAGCCAGCAAGAGCACATTCCAAGAAAGATAAAGAACCACAATTGAACATAAGGGCTTTTGTAAAATGCTGAACGTAACACTTCTAACGCAAACAAAAGATAAccatatatatattatactacaATAGAAGAACATAAGACTTTATTTTATATCAGTTAAATgcttaattatttatataaattgCAAAACAGTTGAATGAATTAGGTGTATACAATAAGCCCACGAGGTCAATTCTTTCCCCCACATAAGAATCCCAGGCACAAGCATTACATCACAATACACACAGATTATGTACAACACGAATCTGACATTAGGCTTTAATATGAGGACGTAAGTAGAATTTTACACCAGAAAACAATATACAAGCTAGCCTTACAGCACATTACACATAGAT
The Helianthus annuus cultivar XRQ/B chromosome 6, HanXRQr2.0-SUNRISE, whole genome shotgun sequence genome window above contains:
- the LOC110887742 gene encoding uncharacterized protein LOC110887742 — encoded protein: MENQLKGRQNKRRRAAVSSEQSISFPLPQSDNSDSSQNLSARRRAILAKNARTEVSHVQTSSSSTSRQPHLSEGSSISPMYLDIGNCSEVCEYCNARFWYDERLKASPLSRRPRYNQCCKGGRVKLQHPREPPDNIKHLFERHDFLDNIRAYNSMFAMTSFGATTDDSINLTSGPYVFKVSGQICHRIGSICPPSGERPRFLQMYIYDTENELSNRLHVFGEHGASSLDADIVALLLQTLDSTNKVVRLFRTARDLSLSADVPDFAIRLYSNVNEKSYDTPSIGSIGAIVYEDQVRASNFDIIIRPKDDVPQRVSKLHSLYMALQYPLLFVFGEQGWTPELRLADDASSRPKQLTMNMFYSYHLHDRFSLYTHLLRGGRLFQQYLVDAYICIEQNRLEYIQSHQDLFRTEYLQGIHDALIRGDTNCHDIGKRTVLPSSFTGGPRYMYKHYQDALAICRVHGNPQYFITFTCNVKWPELKRYLAETPHVKVQDRPDIIARIFRVKVDAFMGYLRSGAPFGEVVAEFQKRGLPHCHTLLWVKPCNKIQSPDDIDSYISAEIPNPTVEPVLHKIVTELMLHGPCGLPKPNAPCMIDGTCSKNFPKNYESATRFDKEGYAHYKRKADGFFVIKNGVTLDNSFVVPYNKDLLLRFDAHINVEYCGWNMVIKYLFKYISKGADRIRFTVTKTSNVPDAPNHTSSSSFDEIKNFVDGRFICPHEAAWRIFDFPIHSRNPAVQVLAVHLENMQNISFRDSQQLQNVVDNPIAKKTTLTEWLHNNILDDKGRHLRYVDYVSEYRWDTSGRCWIRRATNRTPAIGRLIYVHPSCGETFYLRMLLGHQTGCRNFSDIRTVGTEIFPTYRNACEKLGLLDNDDEWTYAFTEASVWATSKELRSLFTHMLLFCEISNPLSLWRDHWRAMSDDVVLNIERDTGFKPTNISDEDLQQHVLFEIELLLNSSASSSSLCNFGLPMPRSEFASILKNRLVMEEKNYDIQKMSFDHELLKNALHPQQFAIYDLVVKSIAQERQILLFVYGHGGTGKTYLWTTIICALRASSKIVLAVAASGIASLLLPSGRTAHSRFKIPLELTDDSLCDVKKNTQLAQLLKETSLIIWDEAPMSDRRCFESLDKTLRDILDNSCDPFGGKSVLLGGDFRQTLPVKPKATKSAIINSSLPKSYLWGCFKVMKLTENMRLHRPNLSSKDKADIAWFSSWLLDVGDGKIGEPIVENDSDSKNIDIPSEFLVPFDDNSLSELIRFIYDEDTLRNPTIAKFSDKAIVCPKNKTADEINNLVLSMCEDSTVTYLSSDSMIPHANDRGDTEMLYPVEYLNVLSFSGLPPHRLDLKVNTPIILLRNINQTSGLCNGTRLLISRLLPKIIEAQVITGIAIGNC
- the LOC110889562 gene encoding replication protein A 70 kDa DNA-binding subunit B codes for the protein MACKSISSITAGDGAEPIEIRVIRKWLSFVYKEEYCFLFVDREGTAIEAIGSKRDKAFLDAKLVLQSCYRVTNYLSARARQSHNVVPRAATIKLGRGTHFTPIDDSAFPTNYFNFLPFNRLRDREGNHFLLTDYIGRFDTITSDGPTKTNKRLMKLLVEDDSENFIEVALWEEVANTVNKEALIQEPFPCIIAITSLKVSEFNYLQMKSTAPTHIYINPDIEEASSLATRFKERYTAISINQRNLVTLRELAEKDPSTNSERKFTCVASIISFTQGRTWYYKGCVKCNKKLTPKSAALACENHPDVEQPKLLYCLCATIADTTGTATVTLFDEAMNSLVQTRCEELIIQQGYTDPYVIPDKIEAFKGVTKTFHLQFNNRPQSGSSQYIVNNVSDHTNIPDEEKNAVTTLTVSEDPQQHMMSTPVSEAATISPITLAEEQNDALTIPPVSDDPQQQTISTPVSKAATISPITPPNMCVHKRQLLNSPDEDSKKMKSANAPKSKQD